A genomic region of Miscanthus floridulus cultivar M001 chromosome 3, ASM1932011v1, whole genome shotgun sequence contains the following coding sequences:
- the LOC136543601 gene encoding glycine-rich cell wall structural protein 1.0-like: MAGRHQPATSGRPRREGSGCGELSGWVAADGWGRGTAGNGGGRGQRGRRRARSRARPAKGAGAAGGGRGRTRARGRGLPAAVIRRRGRGSGGGGRGGGWGGRVAGGAGVGYME; the protein is encoded by the exons ATGGCCGGCCGGCACCAGCCAGCCACCTCTGGGCGGCCGAGGCGAGAGGGGTCGGGCTGCGGGGAGCTGTCGGGATGGGTCGCGGCCGACGGCTGGGGGCGGGGCACGGCCGGCAACGGGGGTGGGCGCGGCCAGCGTGGCCGGCGACGGGCGCGGTCGCGGGCGAGGCCGGCGAAGGGCGCGGGCGCGGCCGGCGGTGGGCGCGGGCGCACGCGGGCGCGAGGGCGGGGCTTGCCGGCGGCGGTGATTCGCCGGCgagggcgcggcagcggcgggggtgggcgcggcggcggctggggcGGGCGGGTGGCTGGGGGCGCGGGGGTTGG gtacatggaataa